Below is a genomic region from Ailuropoda melanoleuca isolate Jingjing chromosome 8, ASM200744v2, whole genome shotgun sequence.
CTTGGTGAGCTCTGTATTGTAATGCCGGTTAAGAAACAGAGCATGTGATAAAGTCTGTCTAGCACTCTTAGGGAATGTGGTGGTtgcctgaaattattttcatgaaacaAGCTGTGTAGGAATGTAGAGATGACCAAAGGATTTAGTAAGTTTGTGGAGCTGAATTAATAGAAAGTTTTTCTTATCAAACACTAATTGTCTAAATATCTCAGATGATATCGTGGAGTTGTTGCTTCTTTCACATCCGTAATTCAGCAACTATGTAATGATAGCATATTATGTGTCTTACACTGTTCCATGAAAATGTGGAGAAGATAGTGTCCAAGGTCTAGTACAGTTCCTTTTCTATGGCTGTAAATAGTCTTATCCCGTACGAATGTGCGCTGTTGTCGGGAAAGACTGACACACAAACACAGCACCGTGTGGTACCCCATGGAATGAGGTGCTGGATGAAATAGGACCAGGTGTTCAAGGCTAGTACAGACTGGGGATGATTATCAGGATGAACTCTCAGAATTTGCTGGCTATGGGATAAGGTGTCAGAGACAAAATGTGTTTTGACTCAAGTTGGAAGGAACCAAGTTACTTGGTTGAAGCGGAAGgtaaagaacaaattatttttctgtcaaCTCTTAAGTCTGGAGGGTTGTCAGGCATGAGGACAGACCACTCAGGGATTTGAGACACCTTCCAGGGGTGGGTTAGTTGTAATCTTGTTGAAAGGCAGAGGGATGGGCAGTTCTGCCTGTCGGCCCCCTCTGGTCTGTGCTGAGCGTGGCACCTGCCCGTCCCGCAGTGCCCCTGTTGACACCGGTAACCGAGACGTGATGCTGAAGATCATCAGCAGCGCCGTCGCTACCAAAGCGGTCAGCCGGTGGTCCTCGCTGGCTTGCAGCGTCGCCCTGGACGCCGTCAGAACTGTGCAGTGTGAGGAGAACGGTCGCAAGGAGATTGACATCAAGAAGTACGCAAGGGTGGAAAAGGTGAGCtcttgcagtgtgtgtgtggagaCAGATTATTTCCTACTATGAATCAGCTCACTTGTGGAGGACATAGGTTTTTGTCGTTTCTgcctagaaaacaaaaagtttttctcttttttaagattttattatttgagagagagagagagagtgagcgagcagggggaggggcagagggagaagcagactcccccctgagcagggatcccaatgcttGATCCCACCTGcgatcatgatccgagctgaaggcagacgctcaactggctgagccactcaggtgctccaagaaaacaaaaacttgaaaaagaggGTACCAAGGGGGTATTCCTGAAATAGTTGTTACTTTCACTGCTGTTCCTACACAAGGTTTACAGGAGCTAGAGAAAGGCTTGCTGGTGTCTCCGTGTTTGTGCGTTTGCATACCCATCCTCTGCTTGGTGAGGATATGAACAGGAGTGCCACGCTGTCTCACTAATAGGCCCCAGAAAGCCCTCTCCATCTCTACTCATTGAAGGTCAAAAAGTAGCGTTAATAGCTTTTGGCCTGTAGGTGGAGCCCCAAGCCTAAAAATTCTGTGGGAATCTCcttcaggaaggaggagagaatcttTGCCAATCACTGAATTTCTTAGTCTCCTCCAACCTTCAGATTGGGGTCCATGATTGGTGTGccttctagaaggaaaaaatgtgatTGCAACCATGTTTGTTTTTGACGTTCAAGAAAGCAAGCTATGTTAGAAACCTGAAATATGCTCATTTGGGAAAGCTGAGTGTCTAGGAAGGGAGTTGAGAAACTGTCTCCTCTTGGTTGTGGATGAAAGTGGGTCTTTTGCTCAGATACCTGGGGGCATCATCGAAGACTCGTGTGTCCTACGGGGAGTCATGATTAACAAAGATGTGACCCATCCACGAATGCGGCGTTACATCAAGAACCCTCGCATTGTGCTGCTGGATTCCTCTCTGGAATACAAGAAAGGAGAAAGCCAGGTAAGGTTCCTGGCCCTCTTCCTTGAAGTTGGTGTAAGAACCTGACTGCTAATAGGgacaagggaaagagaaggtatGTTTATTACGTTGTCTACTCTGTGTCAGCGCACTTCGTATATAGTCTCTGCTTGTTACAGGAGCCCTTTAACGTTTCTGATACTGACTTCAGTTTACAGGTGAGGGATCTAAAGCTCAGAAAAGTTAGGTTAATTGAGGAGCACAACCATATTGACCAaatcaggatttaaacccagCTCTGTTGGCTTCAGTTCCACACTACCGTGCCATCTCTTCTAACGCATGAGTAGAACATAGAGTAGGAGGTAATTCAGCTGGGAAATGCCAAAGAATTTCCAGAGGGAAGAGGGTCACTAGGCTCTGTTAACTGTGGATAGAATAAAGGAATTGAAGCTTATTAACAGAGGGATTGGGAACAAGAGGTTGTTTATTGGTGGGAAGAATTAAGACCCAGAATTACTATGCACACTGACAGGCTGGAGGTAACGTTGCACGAGGGTCAAGGACCTTAGCCACAGTCTCCACTGATTGCCTTTGAATTCCACTTAAGGCGTTAAGCTGGAGCGCTGGAGCTAAACTACCGTACAGAGAGGTGGGTTCCTGGCTTTAGCAGGCCTCTAACGACACTTCCTGGGGTGCATGAGAGGACTGGGTAGACAGAGGAGCCTGGTACTCGGAATGACCCTAAAGAGCTTCACTTGTCCAGGATCTTTAAGTCCGTGACTTTCTTCACCACACAGACTGACATTGAGATCACGAGAGAGGAAGACTTCACGCGAATCCTCCAGATGGAAGAAGAGTACATCCAGCAGCTCTGTGAGGACATTATCCATCTGAAGCCCGATGTGGTCATCACAGAAAAGGGCATCTCAGGTAAGACTCCATTCGCTTTCCATCCTCCTGTTGAGTAGAAGAGGGTGGGCTGATCCCCCTCCCCTGTTGGCATGGACAGCATAGTAAACATGTGATGGTTTAGGGTTAGCATTGGGGATGAAACCAGTTCAGAACCCAGGAGTTCTGGCTTCGGTTTGACACCTGCTCTTGGGTTTACAGATTTAGCTCAGCACTACCTCATGCGGGCCAACATCACAGCAATCCGCAGAGTCCGGAAGACAGACAATAATCGCATTGCGAGGTGAGCAGGCCACGTGAAAATAAGATTCTTGTTCCCGTGTGTTTCCCTTATGGAGCTCTGTCATGCAGTTACCATTACCTGAAGAGGTTTAACTTAGGACACAGCCAAATCCGGTACAGGTGGGAATAACCTGGGTTTAGCTGTGTGCCCTCTTCAGAATTCTCCAGTCCAACAGTCACCTGCTGCAGGAGTCGTTTTATACTGCTGCGAACCAGTAGCGATGAGCTTATGCTCAGACATCTCTGGTCCCTGCCTCAGGGCCAGTTACAGTGTGTCTCAGCTAGCTGAGAATAGAGCACAGCCATCAGTTGCCCTCATTGGATCTTCAGCTGCTGTTGGTGCAACGTAAGATTGCACTCGCTGTTTCTACAGTTCACATACCATTCgtttttaatactaatttttattttaaaaggtaagtcTACCCCAGTATCACATAACGGATCCACTCGAGTTTTGTACTTCTCCCAGCTCTGAAATGGCTCTGAGCGTACGTGGGTACAGATGGTTGACTGTGTGCCCACGAGTGGGGAAGAAGTGACAGGTTAGTTTTGTGTTCAGTGACATTGAGTCAGACACACACTAATGTCCTTACTTCCCTTCTTGCTTGACGTTTGCATTGTCTTTAGTACAGTTGTTACTGGCCTTGGGCTCGAATTGGGCAGTGCAGGACAAGTTCCACCTACGAAGGACCATTATGGGGTACGCGTTACAGATGCCTGAGAACGCATCTGTCCAGCGTTTAGTATCCACAAACTACACGTGACTAAAACTGGACTTGGCTAGAGTAGTTGCTGTGGGAGCTCACACGTGCAGTTATAACGCCTCGTATTCTAAGGAGACGTCACCTATACATGTTGAGAGCCTATGTTGCCAGGCAGCCAAGACCCCCCGAGTAAAGTAACAGTGTTTCCAGCAATCCACTTTTGGCCTTACTCCCAGCCACAGACCCTAGGGACTAGGAAGATGAGTAAAAGTACCCAAAATCACCTGCCCCCCAATCTAATCAATAGAGCCTGTGGGGCCCGGATAGTCAGCCGCCCGGAAGAGCTGAGAGAAGAAGATGTTGGGACGGGAGCAGGCGtgttggaaattaagaaaattggaGATGAGTACTTTACATTCATCACCGACTGCAAAGACCCCAAGGCCTGTACCATTCTCCTCCGCGGGGCCAGCAAAGAGGTTCTCTCGGTGAGTCTGCATGAACTAGGTGGTTCCCTTTCTTGAGAGAGTCCCAGAAGACCGAAAATCCTCCTGCTGCCCATTCGTAGCTGTTTAATTTTTGATATGTGGCCacaaatatctttcctttttttttttttttaagtgaaaaacaattttttaggggcacctggttgggtcagtcggtaaagcatgcaactcttgctcttgaggtcatgaggtcaagccccacctCGGATATAGGGATTACTTACGTATATAcatccataattttaaaaaattttttcttaattgttaaaaacaaaatttaccatcttaaccatttttaagtgtacagttcagtacaCATTCATGTTCTCAGGCAGTAGATCTTCAGAACCTTGTCATCTTGCAGAACAGACATTAATATCCATTGAACAGTGACTCACCatttccctggcaaccactgcttccttattttttaagttgacGTTACAAATAGCACTTTTTTCCTCAGGTTGAGTAACTTTCTCAAAGGTACACAGCTAGTAGCTATGCCCCGCGGCCTCCGAAGCACCGCCATTGGGGTGGGGCCGAAGGGGGTCCTGCTCTGCGTAGCCTGACTTCACACCCCCTGGCCCTCTCGGGCACCTGTAGTTGCCTGTGTTTCTCCACAGTACAGGGCATCTGCTCTGCCCCACAGGGGTTCCAAGGACCTTTCCGAGTTGCCCTCCTTAATGGTTTACCAAACTGGGCAGTTGGGAAGCCCCTGAGTGTCTCTGATGTGTTCCTGAGTCACCAGGCTTTGGCTTCATATCGTCTGTCTGCTTTCCCAAGGAAGTGGAACGCAACCTCCAGGATGCCATGCAAGTCTGCCGCAACGTCCTGCTGGACCCCCAGCTGGTCCCAGGGGGTGGGGCCTCTGAGATGGCTGTGGCCCACGCCTTGACAGAAAAGTCCAAGGCCATGACGGGTGTGGAACA
It encodes:
- the CCT3 gene encoding T-complex protein 1 subunit gamma codes for the protein MMGHRPVLVLSQNTKRESGRKVQSGNINAAKTIADIIRTCLGPKSMMKMLLDPMGGIVMTNDGNAILREIQVQHPAAKSMIEISRTQDEEVGDGTTSVIILAGELLSVAEHFLEQQVHPTVVISAYRRALDDMISTLQKISAPVDTGNRDVMLKIISSAVATKAVSRWSSLACSVALDAVRTVQCEENGRKEIDIKKYARVEKIPGGIIEDSCVLRGVMINKDVTHPRMRRYIKNPRIVLLDSSLEYKKGESQTDIEITREEDFTRILQMEEEYIQQLCEDIIHLKPDVVITEKGISDLAQHYLMRANITAIRRVRKTDNNRIARACGARIVSRPEELREEDVGTGAGVLEIKKIGDEYFTFITDCKDPKACTILLRGASKEVLSEVERNLQDAMQVCRNVLLDPQLVPGGGASEMAVAHALTEKSKAMTGVEQWPYRAVAQALEVIPRTLIQNCGASTIRLLTSLRAKHTQENCETWGVNGETGTLVDMKELGIWEPLAVKLQTYKTAVETAVLLLRIDDIVSGHKKKGDDQSRQGGAPDAGQE